A genomic segment from Streptomyces antibioticus encodes:
- a CDS encoding SURF1 family cytochrome oxidase biogenesis protein gives MYRFLLSRQWVILTLVALLLIPTMIRLGFWQMHRHDERAARNRLVSEALEAKPVPVERLTSPGHTVTRGERYRGVTATGTFDTAHEVVVRRRVNSDEEVGFHVLTPLVLTDGDVLLVNRGWIPADAPSQTAFPKVPAPPAGQVTVTGRLMPDETTEASGIKNLQGLPDRQIMLIDSAREAKRLGAEVLGGYIALTAPEPKGDTPEPVGAPGDEDAALNYAYAIQWWLFAAGVPVGWFVLVRRERRDRAAAAAQARPQETAPAAV, from the coding sequence GTGTACCGCTTCCTGTTGTCCCGGCAGTGGGTGATCCTCACGCTGGTCGCCCTCCTCCTCATCCCCACGATGATCAGGCTGGGCTTCTGGCAGATGCACCGCCACGACGAGCGCGCCGCCCGCAACCGCCTGGTCTCCGAGGCGCTGGAGGCGAAGCCGGTGCCGGTGGAGCGGCTGACCTCCCCGGGCCACACCGTCACCCGCGGCGAGCGTTACCGCGGTGTGACGGCGACGGGCACCTTCGACACCGCGCACGAGGTCGTCGTCCGGCGCCGCGTCAACTCCGACGAGGAGGTCGGCTTCCACGTCCTGACCCCGCTCGTGCTGACCGACGGCGACGTGCTGCTCGTCAACCGCGGCTGGATCCCGGCGGACGCCCCCAGCCAGACCGCGTTCCCGAAGGTGCCCGCGCCGCCCGCCGGGCAGGTCACCGTCACCGGCCGGCTGATGCCGGACGAGACGACCGAGGCGAGCGGCATCAAGAACCTCCAGGGGCTGCCGGACCGGCAGATCATGCTGATCGACAGCGCGCGCGAGGCGAAGCGGCTCGGTGCCGAGGTGCTCGGCGGGTACATCGCGCTGACCGCGCCCGAGCCCAAGGGCGACACCCCGGAGCCGGTCGGCGCCCCCGGCGACGAGGACGCCGCGCTGAACTACGCCTACGCCATCCAGTGGTGGCTGTTCGCCGCGGGCGTCCCGGTCGGCTGGTTCGTGCTGGTGCGGCGTGAGCGCCGGGACCGCGCCGCGGCGGCCGCCCAGGCGCGGCCGCAGGAGACGGCACCGGCCGCGGTGTAA